CCACCTGCCGGCCGAACCGGTGCGCCGGTTCGCCGCGAGCGACTGGCTCGCCGGCTGCGTCAGCCAGGCGGTACGCACGGCCCGGCTGGACCTCACCCGGCAACGCGTGGTCGCCGTGGTCGGCACCGGCCTGCGGGAACTCACCGCCGTGGAGGAGTTCGCGTTGACCGGGCCGCCGGTGTCGCCGGAGCGGCTGCACTTCGGTCCGGTGCTGCGTGCCGTGCTACCCGGGCTCGCCGAGGTGATCACTTTGGTCAACGCGTGCAGCGCGGGTCTGCACGCGCTCGCGTTGGGGCAGGATCTGCTGGCCGCCGGTGACGCGGACGCCGTCGTGGTGGCCGCCGTGGACGGGATGACCCAGTCGATGCTGGCGATGATCGGCCGGGTCGCCGACGAACCCACCGACCGGGTCCGGCCCTTCGACGAGCACCGCCGTGGGGTGCTGCTCGGCGACGGCGCGGCGGCCCTGGTGCTGGTGCCCGAGGACGCCGCCACCGGCTCGGAAACCCGGGCCGCCACCGGCTCGGGGGCGTCGACCGCGAGCGTCCCGGACGGGCGGAGGGCGGCCGGGCCGGTGCCGCTGGGGCGGTTGCTCGGCACCGGCCTGTCCTGCGACGCCCGGCACGAGACCGCGCCGGACGTGGCGGGCATCAGCCGGGCGATCCGCGACGGGCAGGCCCGGGCCGGCGTGGACCCGGCCGACGTGGACCTGGTCGTGGCGCACGGCACCGGCACCGCGCTGAACGACCCGGCCGAGTGCGAGGCGCTGCGCCGGGTCAACCTCGCCGCCGGGGGAGATCCGCTGGTCACCGCCGTGAAGGGCGCGCTCGGCCACACCTCCGGGACGGCCGGTCTGGTGAACGTGGACGTGGCGCTGCGTGCGCTGCGTACCGGTGCGGTGCCGCCGATCGTCGGCCTGGACGTCCCGCTGGCCGCCGGGAAGGAGTTGCGCTTTGTCACCTCGGCGCGGACGGCACAGCCACGGCTGGCCCAGGTGCACGCCTTCGGCTTCGGCGGCGTGAACGCCGTCTCGATCATCGCGGGGTGCGGATGAGCCGGATCGTCGCGTGGAGTCTGCACCTGCCCGGCGACCGTCCGGCGACCGGCCTCGCCGACGGTCGTACGCTCGCCGTCGGCGGCGCGACCCCGCCCGAGCGGGCGCGTGACCTGCTGGGTCGCAAGGGGCTGCTCTACAAGGAACCGGCCACCCTGCTGGCGCTCTGCGCCGTGCACCGGGCCCTCGGGCTGCCGGCCGGGCACCGGCCGGCCGTCGAGGTCGACCCGGGAGTTGCCGTCGTCGCCTGCGGCAACCTCGGCAACGTGGCGACGGTCGCGGAGGTGACCCGCACGGTGGCCGCCGAGGGCGGCCGGGCGGTCAGCCCGCTGGCCGCCCCGAACGCCTCAAGCAACGTCGTGGCCAGCACGGTCGCGCTCTGGTTCGGCTTCGGTGGGCCGAACCTGATGATCTGCACCGGCGCCACCGCCGGGTTGGACGGGCTGGCGATGGCGGCGTTGCTGCTGCGTGGCCGGCGGGCCCGGCGGGTCGTGGTCGTCGGCGC
This DNA window, taken from Micromonospora sp. FIMYZ51, encodes the following:
- a CDS encoding beta-ketoacyl synthase N-terminal-like domain-containing protein, which encodes MSRIVAWSLHLPGDRPATGLADGRTLAVGGATPPERARDLLGRKGLLYKEPATLLALCAVHRALGLPAGHRPAVEVDPGVAVVACGNLGNVATVAEVTRTVAAEGGRAVSPLAAPNASSNVVASTVALWFGFGGPNLMICTGATAGLDGLAMAALLLRGRRARRVVVVGAEPADEVASAIHAAGEYGHPLRAGAACVILEPDQPDQPDQSDQPDRPDRPDRPDLAVPSDLTRDRRGVRLDVLATGADWPRTPELIIGPDGWDPAAHWGDGHGGQGVVSVALAAELLAGAESTRPDGIGVGCGPVGGPVRRALVRPASDGGGRG
- a CDS encoding beta-ketoacyl synthase N-terminal-like domain-containing protein, which encodes MPPIVPDRAAPNLIVASVVRTCLGDGAATFTALLAGVDGRAPLRAADPTRVNVAYGYHLPAEPVRRFAASDWLAGCVSQAVRTARLDLTRQRVVAVVGTGLRELTAVEEFALTGPPVSPERLHFGPVLRAVLPGLAEVITLVNACSAGLHALALGQDLLAAGDADAVVVAAVDGMTQSMLAMIGRVADEPTDRVRPFDEHRRGVLLGDGAAALVLVPEDAATGSETRAATGSGASTASVPDGRRAAGPVPLGRLLGTGLSCDARHETAPDVAGISRAIRDGQARAGVDPADVDLVVAHGTGTALNDPAECEALRRVNLAAGGDPLVTAVKGALGHTSGTAGLVNVDVALRALRTGAVPPIVGLDVPLAAGKELRFVTSARTAQPRLAQVHAFGFGGVNAVSIIAGCG